The following are encoded in a window of Sulfurimonas sp. C5 genomic DNA:
- a CDS encoding zinc ribbon domain-containing protein, with amino-acid sequence MVYCRGCGKEIHETAETCPHCGAPQNIPSTKTNSVALFFIGLGWSLVIWFVSLFVIGFVIGFANPENGAEIAGKFGEEYGLVLLLLSIVVSAVLTKQRILPGTGKKS; translated from the coding sequence ATGGTTTATTGTAGAGGTTGCGGTAAAGAAATTCATGAAACAGCAGAGACTTGTCCACATTGCGGTGCACCACAGAACATTCCATCAACAAAAACAAATTCTGTAGCACTCTTTTTTATAGGACTTGGCTGGTCGCTTGTGATATGGTTTGTATCTTTATTTGTGATTGGTTTTGTGATCGGTTTTGCAAACCCTGAAAACGGTGCTGAAATAGCAGGTAAATTTGGAGAAGAGTACGGACTGGTTCTTTTACTTCTTTCTATAGTTGTTTCTGCAGTACTTACGAAACAGAGAATACTTCCGGGAACAGGGAAAAAATCTTAA
- the lptC gene encoding LPS export ABC transporter periplasmic protein LptC produces the protein MLVIGVLLSIFFFYQPEKTSQQELKDIPLLHIKEFTLYELDPLGLSTVMLGNEAFRYTDRYTVDNIDHTDNSKTHISNLKANFGVYKNDKLDLDGNVTFVRDDGLTYETQKAFYYKKKALFVTDTDYVLSQGTNVVRGTYVDHNNLTGKIHSKNVNAKYIIKEAQ, from the coding sequence ATCTTAGTTATCGGTGTTTTACTCTCTATATTCTTTTTCTATCAACCGGAAAAGACTTCTCAGCAAGAATTGAAAGATATACCGTTATTGCATATTAAAGAGTTTACACTATATGAGCTTGATCCACTTGGTTTGAGCACAGTAATGCTAGGTAATGAAGCTTTTAGATATACAGACAGATATACAGTTGATAATATTGATCACACAGATAATTCAAAAACACATATATCAAATTTAAAAGCTAATTTTGGTGTTTATAAAAACGATAAACTTGATTTAGACGGTAATGTTACCTTTGTAAGAGATGACGGTCTTACATATGAGACGCAAAAAGCATTTTATTATAAGAAAAAAGCTTTGTTTGTTACAGATACTGATTATGTTCTTTCTCAAGGGACAAATGTAGTACGTGGTACATATGTTGATCATAATAATTTAACTGGTAAAATACATTCTAAAAATGTTAATGCAAAATATATTATAAAAGAGGCACAATGA
- a CDS encoding HAD-IIIA family hydrolase has protein sequence MIKLLVLDVDGCLTDGKIIYSSDGVESKNFNVKDGLAITSWIRLGGQVAIITGRNSNIVERRANELGIQHLFQGVKDKGTVLQELVESLGIKPYEIAAIGDDFNDYEMLHFVGRSFTPNDAPKDIQDLVDVVLSRKGGDGAVREMIDMIIEQNDQKEQFLSLWIKG, from the coding sequence ATGATCAAACTTTTAGTTTTAGATGTTGACGGTTGTTTAACAGACGGAAAGATTATTTATTCTAGTGACGGAGTAGAGAGTAAAAATTTTAACGTTAAAGATGGTTTAGCAATTACCTCTTGGATTAGACTTGGCGGTCAAGTTGCGATTATTACCGGGCGTAACTCTAACATTGTAGAAAGAAGAGCAAATGAGCTTGGTATTCAACATCTTTTTCAAGGTGTAAAGGATAAAGGTACTGTTTTACAAGAACTAGTTGAGAGCTTGGGTATTAAGCCTTATGAAATTGCTGCTATAGGTGATGATTTTAATGACTATGAAATGCTCCATTTTGTAGGAAGAAGTTTTACTCCTAACGATGCTCCAAAAGATATTCAAGACCTTGTTGATGTTGTGCTTTCACGCAAAGGCGGAGATGGAGCAGTCCGTGAAATGATCGATATGATTATTGAGCAAAATGATCAAAAAGAACAATTTTTATCGTTATGGATTAAAGGATAA
- the aspS gene encoding aspartate--tRNA ligase, with protein MRTHYCTDLNETNVGQEVTVVGWANSYRDHGGIIFIDLRDKTGLIQLTCDPEDSAEAHKVADSVRDEYVLVAKGKVRLRGEGLTNPRLKTGAIEIVVDELVIENKSAPLPFVIGDKKVGEETTLKYRYLELRDQSMYEAFRLRSKAAIAARNILDENGFLEVETPILTKSTPEGARDYLVPSRVHHGEFYALPQSPQLFKQLLMVGGFDRYFQIAKCFRDEDLRADRQPEFTQIDVEMSFCDQEDVIKVAEDLIVAMFKACDIEVKAPFNRMPHSEAMEKYGSDKPDMRYGLEMVDVIDIFERCDNEIFTNIAKKPHVNRIKALKVPGADLVFSKREMKSFEDFVRKFGAQGLGYFQMKEDGLKGPLIKFFSEDDIQLLIDRLGMEVGDVVFFGAGEKKVVWDYMGRLRIFIAEHEKMNLVDPDKYEFLWVVDFPMFEVEDGRVKALHHPFTMPKDTDKDDVEEIESIAYDIVLNGVELGGGSIRIHKEEVQAEIFKLLGISDEEAREKFGFLLDALKFGAPPHGGFAIGFDRLMMLITKKSSIRDVIAFPKTQKASCILTEAPSQVDNDQLRDLHIRIREQAKA; from the coding sequence TTGAGAACTCATTACTGTACAGATTTAAACGAAACAAATGTCGGTCAAGAGGTTACTGTTGTAGGTTGGGCTAACAGTTATCGTGACCACGGTGGTATTATATTTATAGATTTACGTGACAAGACTGGACTTATCCAGCTTACATGTGATCCAGAGGATAGCGCAGAAGCTCATAAAGTTGCTGATAGTGTTAGAGACGAGTACGTTTTAGTAGCTAAAGGTAAAGTACGTCTTCGTGGTGAAGGTTTAACAAATCCACGTCTTAAAACTGGTGCTATAGAGATAGTTGTTGATGAACTTGTTATTGAAAACAAGTCTGCTCCACTTCCATTTGTGATCGGGGATAAAAAAGTTGGTGAAGAAACAACTCTTAAGTATCGTTACTTAGAATTAAGAGATCAATCTATGTACGAAGCGTTCCGTCTTCGTTCTAAAGCAGCAATTGCAGCAAGAAATATCTTAGATGAAAACGGTTTCTTAGAAGTAGAAACACCGATTCTTACAAAATCTACTCCAGAGGGTGCAAGAGATTATTTAGTACCGTCTCGTGTACACCACGGTGAATTTTATGCACTTCCACAATCACCACAGCTTTTTAAACAGCTTCTAATGGTTGGAGGTTTCGACAGATACTTCCAAATCGCTAAATGTTTCCGTGATGAAGATTTACGTGCAGATCGTCAGCCTGAATTTACTCAAATAGACGTTGAGATGAGTTTCTGTGATCAAGAAGATGTTATTAAAGTTGCTGAAGATTTAATCGTTGCAATGTTCAAAGCGTGTGACATTGAAGTAAAAGCTCCATTTAATCGTATGCCACACAGTGAAGCTATGGAAAAATACGGTTCAGACAAACCAGATATGAGATATGGTCTTGAAATGGTTGATGTTATCGATATTTTCGAGAGATGTGACAATGAGATCTTTACAAACATTGCTAAAAAGCCACACGTAAACCGTATTAAAGCACTTAAAGTTCCTGGTGCCGACTTAGTATTCTCTAAACGCGAGATGAAATCATTTGAAGATTTCGTACGTAAATTCGGTGCTCAGGGTCTTGGATACTTCCAAATGAAAGAGGACGGTCTTAAAGGTCCACTTATCAAATTCTTCAGCGAAGATGATATTCAACTATTAATCGATAGATTAGGTATGGAAGTTGGCGATGTTGTATTCTTCGGTGCCGGTGAGAAAAAAGTTGTTTGGGACTATATGGGAAGACTAAGAATTTTCATCGCTGAGCATGAAAAAATGAATCTTGTAGATCCTGATAAATATGAATTCCTATGGGTAGTAGACTTCCCTATGTTTGAAGTTGAAGATGGACGCGTTAAAGCACTTCACCATCCATTTACAATGCCAAAAGACACTGATAAAGATGATGTTGAAGAGATTGAATCTATCGCTTACGATATCGTACTTAACGGTGTTGAACTTGGTGGTGGTTCTATCCGTATCCATAAAGAGGAAGTACAAGCTGAAATCTTTAAACTTCTTGGTATCTCTGATGAAGAAGCTAGAGAGAAATTCGGTTTCTTACTTGATGCATTAAAATTCGGTGCACCTCCACATGGTGGTTTTGCAATCGGTTTTGACAGACTAATGATGCTTATTACTAAAAAATCATCTATCCGTGACGTTATTGCATTCCCTAAAACACAAAAAGCTTCTTGTATTTTAACAGAAGCTCCATCTCAAGTTGACAACGATCAATTAAGAGATCTTCATATCAGAATCCGCGAACAGGCAAAAGCGTAA
- the hisB gene encoding imidazoleglycerol-phosphate dehydratase HisB, protein MLTKTRTTKETDITISLELNGTGKSKIDTGVGFLDHMLESFSKHSLIDLEISCKGDTHIDDHHSVEDVGIVLGALLAEAIYPVKNMERFGSANIVMDEACVSCDMDLSNRPFLIFELDVVGKVGHFDTELVEEFFRAFVLNSRISAHIIQLRGKNKHHIIEAAFKSVAVAIRRATAANERVGIPSTKDVL, encoded by the coding sequence ATGTTAACAAAAACAAGAACAACAAAAGAAACGGATATTACAATTTCACTGGAGCTAAACGGTACTGGTAAAAGTAAAATTGATACGGGTGTGGGTTTTTTAGATCATATGCTTGAAAGTTTTTCAAAGCACTCTTTAATTGATCTTGAGATCAGTTGTAAAGGGGATACACACATTGATGATCACCACAGTGTTGAAGATGTGGGGATTGTGCTTGGTGCACTTCTTGCAGAAGCTATCTATCCTGTAAAAAACATGGAACGCTTTGGTAGTGCAAATATTGTGATGGATGAAGCTTGCGTATCTTGTGATATGGACCTTAGTAATCGTCCATTTTTAATTTTTGAACTTGATGTTGTAGGTAAAGTAGGGCATTTCGATACAGAACTTGTTGAAGAGTTTTTTAGAGCTTTTGTACTAAATTCAAGAATTAGTGCACATATTATCCAGCTTCGCGGGAAAAACAAACACCATATTATTGAAGCTGCTTTCAAATCTGTAGCTGTAGCCATTCGTCGTGCTACTGCAGCAAATGAAAGAGTTGGTATTCCAAGTACAAAAGACGTTTTATGA
- a CDS encoding lytic transglycosylase domain-containing protein — protein sequence MIKYFFSLLIPIFLSANLTYDTDYNKELEILNSFDIDPAFLYDPIMNNMKQKTLAKDKHFFRAMEDAYLFIPAIKSALSKYSVPQEFLYLAMAESNFRTKAYSNKRAAGLWQFMPGTAKLYKLKIDEYTDERRDPIKSTEAAAKYLSSLHQRFGKWYLAAIAYNCGGGRLSRAIKEAGTDDINILLDEKKKYIPKESRYYIRKIVALSLIGSDEHYLLKSEYEYLLNRANAYSLATIKLSSGESLQRVSKLLGIKLAELKKLNRHLKYDFVPPYSRGYEIYIPYIKLSEFKQKYQSEPIKNIYKVHVVSRGDNLSYIGKKYGVSYRVIKDFNHLKTSRLQLRQKLIIPIPKRSASQKINTKHYYIVKKGDSLESISKAHKISIQNIRSQNNLSSSLIRIGDRLKLYE from the coding sequence ATGATTAAATATTTTTTCTCTTTATTAATACCAATATTTTTATCTGCTAATTTAACATATGACACTGATTACAATAAAGAATTAGAGATACTTAACTCTTTCGATATTGATCCTGCTTTCCTTTATGATCCTATAATGAATAATATGAAGCAAAAAACTCTAGCTAAAGATAAACACTTCTTTAGAGCAATGGAAGATGCTTACCTCTTTATCCCTGCTATTAAAAGTGCTTTATCCAAATATAGCGTTCCTCAAGAGTTTTTATATCTTGCTATGGCAGAGTCAAATTTCAGAACAAAAGCTTATTCAAACAAAAGAGCAGCAGGACTTTGGCAATTCATGCCGGGTACTGCCAAATTATACAAGTTAAAGATTGATGAATATACGGATGAAAGACGCGATCCGATTAAATCAACTGAAGCTGCAGCAAAATACCTTTCTTCTTTGCATCAACGTTTTGGAAAATGGTATTTAGCGGCAATCGCTTATAACTGTGGCGGTGGAAGACTTTCTCGTGCTATTAAAGAAGCTGGTACAGATGATATTAACATTTTACTTGATGAAAAGAAAAAGTACATTCCCAAAGAGAGCAGATATTACATTAGAAAAATTGTCGCTCTTTCACTTATAGGAAGCGATGAGCACTATCTTCTAAAAAGTGAGTATGAATATCTTCTAAATAGAGCAAATGCTTATTCATTGGCGACGATCAAACTTTCAAGCGGTGAGTCACTCCAAAGAGTTTCAAAACTTTTAGGTATTAAGCTTGCTGAGTTAAAAAAGCTTAATAGACATCTAAAATATGACTTTGTACCTCCGTATTCACGTGGATATGAGATCTATATTCCATATATCAAGCTTTCTGAGTTTAAACAAAAATATCAGTCTGAACCTATAAAAAACATCTATAAAGTGCATGTTGTTTCACGTGGGGATAATTTATCGTATATAGGGAAAAAATACGGTGTTTCATATAGAGTAATTAAAGACTTTAACCATTTAAAAACATCAAGATTACAACTCAGACAAAAACTAATTATTCCTATTCCAAAGAGAAGTGCAAGTCAAAAAATCAATACAAAACATTACTATATTGTAAAAAAAGGGGACTCTTTAGAGTCTATCTCAAAAGCACATAAAATCAGTATTCAAAATATACGTTCTCAAAATAACCTGAGCAGTTCTTTAATAAGAATAGGGGATAGGTTAAAGTTATATGAATAA
- a CDS encoding NAD(+)/NADH kinase, which produces MQAKKIKKVGVVLRPSTPELKEDFYNLKSIFEKHNMDVYIESVSGGMIDVMGMEFDLLCKQCDVLVTLGGDGTLISAVRRSFDYDIPVFGIHAGNLGFLADVGMNELDTFVANLEEGKYRIDERAVIEATVNKNGENVTMYAFNDVVLTRPSISNMIHIETLVDGNPFNTYYGDGVIVSTPTGSTAYNLSAGGPVLFPLTQVFTLTPICPHSLTQTPVVLPGEFQIEMKSTDKRALIIIDGQDMHELEQNESLHIKLASKTAKLLHREEFNYFDVLKQKLGWGH; this is translated from the coding sequence TTGCAAGCAAAAAAGATAAAAAAAGTAGGTGTAGTTCTACGCCCATCAACACCAGAACTCAAAGAAGACTTTTATAATTTAAAGTCAATTTTTGAAAAACATAACATGGATGTATATATAGAAAGTGTCAGTGGCGGCATGATCGATGTTATGGGAATGGAATTTGATCTTTTATGCAAACAGTGTGATGTTTTAGTCACACTTGGTGGAGACGGTACGCTTATTTCTGCAGTAAGACGCAGTTTTGATTATGATATCCCTGTTTTTGGCATTCATGCAGGAAACCTCGGCTTTTTAGCAGATGTTGGAATGAATGAACTTGATACGTTTGTAGCAAATTTAGAGGAGGGAAAATACCGCATTGATGAAAGAGCAGTAATTGAAGCTACCGTTAATAAAAATGGTGAAAATGTTACGATGTATGCTTTTAACGATGTTGTTCTCACACGCCCATCGATCTCCAACATGATTCATATAGAGACGCTTGTTGACGGTAATCCGTTTAATACGTACTATGGTGACGGTGTTATTGTTTCAACACCGACAGGTTCTACTGCTTACAATCTTTCAGCTGGCGGTCCTGTACTTTTTCCTTTAACACAAGTATTTACACTGACACCGATTTGTCCACACTCTCTTACACAAACACCTGTAGTGCTTCCAGGAGAGTTTCAAATTGAGATGAAGTCAACAGATAAAAGAGCGCTTATTATTATAGACGGGCAAGATATGCATGAGCTTGAACAAAATGAAAGTTTACATATTAAACTGGCGTCAAAAACAGCTAAACTCCTTCACAGAGAAGAGTTCAACTACTTCGATGTATTAAAACAAAAGCTGGGGTGGGGGCATTAA
- the modA gene encoding molybdate ABC transporter substrate-binding protein, with translation MKKILLSLLFSLSTVSAGEINIAVAANVSYAIETLKAEFAKTHPDTKVQVTLGSSGKLTAQIKNGAPYGLFMAANMKYPSSLYNDKIAITEPIVYAQGALAYLSVKQHDFSKGINILASDEVKKIAIANPKTAPYGKAAIEAIQNANIYDTVKDKFVFAESISQTVTYAITAADIGLIAKSSLYSDKMQEYKEGINWSAVDPKLYTPIKQGIVLLESGANNPEYKAFYDFILSDKAKEIFKSYGYIVE, from the coding sequence ATGAAAAAGATTCTATTAAGTCTGCTTTTTTCTCTTTCTACAGTAAGTGCAGGAGAGATCAATATTGCCGTTGCAGCAAATGTTAGTTATGCTATTGAAACATTAAAAGCAGAGTTTGCTAAAACACATCCTGATACAAAAGTACAAGTGACACTGGGGAGCAGTGGAAAATTAACTGCTCAAATTAAAAACGGTGCACCATATGGATTGTTTATGGCGGCAAACATGAAATATCCATCTTCTCTTTATAATGACAAGATAGCAATTACAGAGCCTATTGTATATGCACAAGGAGCTTTAGCTTATTTGAGTGTTAAACAGCATGATTTTTCTAAAGGTATAAACATTTTAGCTAGTGATGAAGTCAAAAAAATAGCTATAGCAAATCCTAAAACTGCTCCTTATGGTAAAGCAGCTATAGAAGCGATCCAAAATGCTAACATTTATGATACAGTAAAAGATAAATTTGTATTTGCTGAGTCAATTTCACAAACTGTAACGTATGCAATTACAGCAGCAGACATAGGACTTATAGCAAAATCTTCACTTTACAGTGATAAAATGCAAGAATATAAAGAGGGGATTAATTGGTCTGCAGTAGATCCTAAGCTATATACGCCTATTAAACAAGGTATAGTACTTCTTGAAAGTGGTGCAAACAATCCTGAATATAAAGCATTCTATGATTTTATTTTAAGTGATAAAGCAAAAGAGATTTTTAAATCTTACGGTTATATAGTGGAGTAA
- a CDS encoding TatD family hydrolase, with translation MIIDTHIHLDDERYDEDLEEVLNRAREGGVKRFIIPGADPSTLEKAISIAMKYDDVYFAVGVHPYDMENYNEDIFHTYLTHEKCVAIGECGLDYFRLEGSDEEKAAEKAKQKEVFTAQIKLARQYKKPLIVHIRDASNDSKAILLENSASEVGGVLHCFNADEQLISLANEGFYFGIGGVLTFKNAKKLVNVLPKIPEEKLVIETDGPYLTPTPHRGERNEPFYTTFVAEKMAELLNTDVEYIENITTKNAQKLFNI, from the coding sequence ATGATTATCGACACACATATACATCTTGATGATGAACGATATGATGAAGACTTAGAAGAGGTTTTAAATCGTGCAAGGGAAGGCGGTGTAAAGCGTTTTATTATCCCAGGTGCAGATCCTTCTACGCTTGAAAAAGCAATTTCTATAGCTATGAAATATGATGATGTATATTTTGCCGTGGGTGTACACCCTTATGATATGGAAAATTATAATGAAGATATTTTTCACACATATCTTACTCATGAAAAGTGTGTAGCTATAGGAGAATGTGGACTTGATTATTTTCGTTTGGAAGGAAGTGATGAAGAAAAAGCAGCAGAAAAAGCAAAACAAAAAGAAGTATTTACTGCACAAATAAAGCTGGCTCGTCAATATAAAAAGCCTTTAATTGTACATATCCGTGATGCATCAAACGATTCTAAAGCAATTCTTTTAGAAAATTCTGCTTCAGAGGTTGGAGGCGTACTTCACTGTTTTAATGCAGATGAACAGCTTATTTCTTTGGCAAATGAAGGATTTTATTTTGGAATAGGGGGAGTTCTTACTTTTAAAAATGCAAAGAAACTTGTAAATGTTTTACCTAAGATTCCCGAGGAGAAACTAGTTATTGAAACTGATGGTCCATATCTTACTCCAACACCTCATAGGGGAGAGAGAAATGAACCTTTTTATACTACATTTGTTGCCGAAAAAATGGCTGAACTTTTAAATACAGATGTGGAGTATATAGAAAATATTACTACCAAAAATGCCCAAAAACTCTTTAATATTTAA
- a CDS encoding septal ring lytic transglycosylase RlpA family protein, with protein sequence MNKKTSLYLLVSLTMVFAGCSTRGYGAYRSTNFSPAQTYSSDSNNYHSSPSRKTYSHPTMRPYVVRGIKYYPSVVSVGDNFNGTASWYGPNFHGKLTSNGETYNMWDMTAAHKTLPMNTIVKVTNRRNGKTTVVRVNDRGPFVDNRIIDLSKAAASKINMIGTGTAPVTLEVLGFAGKGTKRTPVTKQELDKELKNSPKIMDMDNFSLQIGSFSKIEGALKTQEKFDNTDGYHTIIKDVQTQKGRMFKVVLSGFKSEQEARDYKALGKFQHAFILRED encoded by the coding sequence ATGAATAAAAAAACTTCGTTATATCTTTTAGTATCTCTTACTATGGTGTTTGCAGGTTGTAGTACAAGAGGGTATGGTGCTTATAGATCTACCAACTTTTCACCGGCACAGACATATTCTTCAGATAGTAATAATTATCACTCAAGCCCAAGTAGAAAAACATATTCTCATCCTACAATGAGACCTTATGTTGTACGAGGTATTAAGTACTATCCGAGTGTTGTGAGCGTTGGAGACAACTTTAACGGAACTGCTAGCTGGTATGGTCCTAATTTTCACGGAAAACTTACATCAAACGGTGAAACATATAATATGTGGGATATGACAGCTGCTCATAAAACACTGCCTATGAATACAATTGTAAAAGTTACAAACAGACGAAACGGTAAAACAACAGTTGTCCGTGTAAATGACCGTGGACCGTTTGTCGATAATAGAATTATAGATTTGTCAAAAGCAGCTGCAAGTAAAATCAATATGATAGGAACGGGAACTGCTCCTGTTACTTTAGAAGTTTTAGGGTTTGCAGGCAAAGGTACGAAAAGAACGCCTGTCACAAAACAAGAACTGGATAAAGAGCTGAAAAACTCTCCAAAAATTATGGATATGGATAACTTTTCTTTGCAAATCGGATCTTTTTCAAAGATCGAAGGCGCTTTGAAAACACAAGAGAAGTTTGATAATACAGACGGATACCATACTATAATCAAAGATGTACAAACTCAAAAAGGGCGTATGTTCAAGGTTGTGCTTTCAGGTTTTAAAAGTGAACAAGAAGCACGTGACTATAAAGCACTTGGCAAATTTCAACATGCATTTATTTTAAGAGAGGACTAG
- a CDS encoding AAA family ATPase, whose translation MIERFYLKDYLSFQEAELNLKHGLVVFSGPSGSGKSILIESILSSVGLSSCDANICESSVTWDIDEEETGLENDEINVFKHIKKEKSRYFINNQSISKKSINSLTAKYLKHLSLRDFSDFENEGLLSILDNKIGEQALKLKTTYQQTFQAYSKVKKELEILEDEEKKIVELKEFAKFEIDRINTVNPKEGEDDELLEIKKELSKKEKALEMIGGANEIFNLEHLVSSALDTLDVDSAFFDDAMNELRSVLENAEEKFSALDEIDVEEILNRIEELGELKRRYGSIEEAIEYKEQKLQELEKYENIEVEKGELQKQYEQLSKEVTTLADNLTSLRSKTLKNFEKELNNYLKQLYLRDASVKLSQTKLSSLGQDILEIRLNDTDLAKISTGEFNRLRLAVLALKSESLQNVGGVLMLDEIDANLSGEESMSVAKVLKKLTNNFQIFVISHQPQLTSMGDQHFLVYKDGNISKTKELSFDEKINEIARIISGDTISDEAKKFARELLEANR comes from the coding sequence GTGATTGAAAGATTTTATTTAAAAGACTACCTTAGTTTTCAAGAGGCAGAACTCAACCTTAAACACGGGTTGGTTGTTTTTTCCGGTCCAAGTGGAAGCGGAAAGTCTATATTAATTGAATCTATTCTCTCCTCTGTAGGTTTAAGCTCATGTGATGCAAATATATGTGAAAGCAGCGTTACATGGGATATTGACGAAGAAGAAACAGGTCTTGAAAATGATGAAATCAATGTTTTCAAGCATATAAAAAAAGAAAAATCACGTTATTTCATAAATAATCAAAGTATTTCAAAAAAATCTATCAATTCACTTACAGCAAAATACCTTAAACATTTAAGTCTTCGTGATTTTAGTGATTTTGAAAACGAAGGACTTTTGTCTATTTTAGACAATAAAATAGGGGAACAAGCTTTAAAGCTTAAAACAACTTACCAACAAACTTTTCAAGCATACAGCAAAGTAAAAAAAGAACTTGAAATACTTGAAGATGAAGAGAAAAAGATCGTAGAATTAAAAGAATTTGCAAAATTTGAAATCGATAGAATAAATACGGTTAATCCTAAAGAAGGTGAAGATGATGAACTTTTAGAGATCAAAAAAGAGCTTTCTAAAAAAGAAAAAGCCTTAGAGATGATAGGTGGAGCAAACGAGATATTTAACTTAGAACATCTTGTTTCTTCGGCTCTTGATACTTTGGATGTAGATAGTGCTTTTTTTGATGATGCGATGAATGAACTACGTTCAGTTTTGGAAAATGCCGAAGAGAAGTTTTCTGCACTAGATGAGATCGATGTTGAAGAGATACTCAACAGAATTGAGGAATTAGGCGAGCTCAAACGCCGCTACGGTTCGATTGAAGAAGCAATTGAATATAAAGAACAAAAACTTCAAGAACTTGAAAAATACGAAAATATAGAAGTGGAAAAAGGGGAGTTGCAAAAGCAGTATGAACAGCTTTCAAAAGAGGTTACGACACTTGCAGACAATTTAACGTCATTGCGTTCAAAAACTTTGAAAAACTTTGAAAAAGAGCTTAATAACTATCTAAAACAGCTCTATCTTAGAGATGCTTCGGTAAAACTCTCACAAACAAAGCTTTCATCACTTGGACAAGATATTTTGGAGATTAGGTTAAATGATACGGACCTTGCAAAAATTTCGACAGGTGAGTTCAATAGGCTTCGTTTAGCGGTATTAGCTCTTAAGTCTGAAAGTTTGCAAAATGTGGGCGGTGTATTGATGTTAGATGAGATAGATGCGAATCTAAGCGGTGAAGAGTCAATGAGTGTGGCAAAGGTACTCAAAAAACTTACAAATAACTTCCAAATTTTTGTTATTTCCCATCAACCACAACTTACTTCAATGGGGGATCAACACTTTTTAGTTTATAAAGATGGTAATATTTCAAAAACAAAAGAGCTAAGTTTTGATGAAAAAATTAACGAGATAGCAAGAATTATCAGTGGTGATACTATCTCGGATGAAGCGAAAAAATTTGCTCGGGAACTATTGGAGGCAAATAGATGA
- the modD gene encoding ModD protein, giving the protein MQLSDHELWEYIREDIPYFDLTTHILETENKKASLAIKTREELFVACIEEAARIGELLGCQVLQKVSSGRIVKAGDTLLEFQADSQVLHQAWRVAQILLEYSCGMATQAHKMAQAVKNVNSKCEVFTTRKSFPFAKRFVMCALVTANVLPHRLGLSESVLIFHNHRALYTTEKDFETAMTKIKERCVEKKLVVESETLEDAKKMLSLGADVIQMDKSVPETLQQLVMYKQKHYPEAKILAAGGINIQNAKEYASSGVDGIVTSSLYTFKLADLTSSFKTI; this is encoded by the coding sequence ATGCAATTATCTGATCATGAACTTTGGGAGTATATTCGTGAGGATATTCCTTATTTTGATCTTACTACCCATATTTTAGAGACTGAAAATAAAAAGGCCTCTTTAGCGATTAAAACACGTGAAGAACTTTTTGTAGCGTGTATTGAAGAAGCTGCTCGTATAGGTGAGCTTCTGGGATGCCAAGTTCTTCAAAAAGTTTCTTCTGGAAGAATTGTTAAAGCAGGAGATACACTTTTAGAGTTTCAAGCAGATTCTCAAGTACTTCATCAGGCGTGGAGAGTTGCACAAATACTTTTAGAATACTCTTGTGGTATGGCTACACAGGCACATAAAATGGCTCAAGCAGTGAAAAATGTTAATTCAAAATGTGAAGTATTTACAACACGCAAAAGTTTCCCGTTTGCCAAGAGATTTGTAATGTGTGCTTTAGTTACTGCAAATGTACTGCCGCACCGTTTAGGGCTTTCGGAGAGTGTATTGATTTTCCATAATCATAGAGCACTTTATACGACTGAAAAAGATTTTGAAACTGCTATGACGAAGATAAAAGAGCGTTGTGTAGAAAAAAAATTAGTGGTTGAATCTGAAACTCTTGAAGATGCCAAGAAAATGCTTTCTTTAGGTGCAGATGTAATTCAAATGGACAAGTCTGTTCCTGAAACTTTGCAACAGCTGGTTATGTATAAACAAAAACACTATCCTGAGGCAAAAATCCTTGCTGCCGGAGGTATAAATATACAAAATGCTAAAGAATATGCAAGTAGTGGTGTAGATGGTATTGTCACAAGCTCACTGTACACATTTAAGCTTGCAGATCTCACAAGCAGTTTTAAAACTATCTAA